One Candidatus Babeliales bacterium genomic region harbors:
- a CDS encoding ABC-F family ATP-binding cassette domain-containing protein: MIYIKNLELQFGNQVVFDEISCTINKQDRVGLVGRNGTGKSTLLKIIAGDMGTDGGEIDIQRGSKIAYMPQEVVIASDKSVVDETLATFQYLYDMSQEKIALEAIIADSPTASDVNRYAELEHELLEHNYDSKKAQAQKILTGLGFDDKKQATKVANLSVGWRMRVVLAKLLLQEADFYLFDEPTNHLDLSTKNWFLQFLKDGSFGYLLVCHDRYFLEEACNKTFELSLGKLTVYHGNYTFYLEQKKMRTEHLEQAYEQQQREIKHKESIISRFRASATKAAMAQSMIKSLDKIDRIELERKPKTMVLKMQPPARSGQQVLVVKDVSYSFDRPIFKNVSFEIQRGDKVALVAPNGTGKSTLFNLIAGKLKLQKGSVEFGHNVISALFDQDQEKVLDPNKTIVQEVTDACPNITEAQIRATLGSFLFSGDDVKKSTKVLSGGERNRVAMAKIILSKANLFLLDEPTNHLDIESKEVILQALQSFEGTILFVSHDQYFTNKLATKVVELTEQGVTLYFGNYESYVSTKETVQSSQIPKEVKVAQASTSVPKIDKKDLYLLQKKAKNVKNKIGNLERQIPTLLASIGNVPYGSDEYNKLQTELKKAEADLASSTKDWEEMQKQIDSGN, encoded by the coding sequence ATGATCTATATTAAAAATCTTGAATTACAATTTGGAAACCAAGTTGTCTTTGACGAAATCAGCTGCACTATCAACAAACAAGACCGTGTAGGACTTGTCGGTAGAAACGGTACAGGAAAATCTACTCTTCTAAAAATAATTGCAGGAGACATGGGTACTGATGGCGGCGAAATTGATATCCAAAGAGGATCCAAAATCGCATATATGCCACAAGAAGTTGTCATCGCATCTGACAAAAGTGTCGTGGATGAAACGCTTGCAACTTTTCAATATCTGTACGATATGTCTCAAGAGAAAATCGCACTTGAAGCAATTATTGCAGATAGTCCAACCGCAAGTGATGTAAATCGTTATGCAGAGTTGGAACATGAACTGCTTGAACACAATTACGATTCTAAAAAAGCACAAGCTCAAAAAATTTTAACAGGTCTCGGCTTCGACGATAAAAAACAGGCAACAAAAGTTGCTAATTTAAGCGTGGGCTGGCGTATGCGTGTGGTTCTTGCAAAACTTTTGCTCCAAGAAGCAGATTTTTATCTGTTTGATGAACCTACGAACCACCTTGATCTTTCAACCAAAAATTGGTTTCTGCAATTTCTAAAAGATGGTTCTTTTGGATACTTACTCGTATGTCACGATCGATATTTCCTTGAAGAAGCGTGTAACAAAACATTTGAACTATCACTTGGAAAATTAACCGTTTATCACGGAAACTATACATTCTACCTAGAACAAAAAAAGATGCGTACTGAGCATCTAGAGCAAGCTTACGAACAACAACAACGTGAAATAAAACACAAAGAAAGCATTATTAGTCGCTTCCGTGCAAGCGCTACAAAAGCTGCTATGGCGCAAAGTATGATCAAGTCTTTAGATAAAATAGATCGTATTGAGCTTGAGCGTAAACCTAAAACTATGGTTCTTAAAATGCAACCTCCTGCACGCTCTGGTCAACAAGTTTTAGTTGTCAAAGATGTTTCATATTCATTCGATCGACCAATATTTAAAAACGTTTCTTTTGAAATTCAACGAGGAGATAAAGTTGCTCTCGTTGCTCCAAACGGAACAGGAAAATCAACGCTCTTCAATTTAATTGCTGGCAAATTAAAGCTGCAAAAAGGTTCTGTTGAATTCGGACACAATGTGATATCGGCTTTGTTTGATCAAGATCAGGAAAAAGTTCTCGATCCAAATAAAACTATTGTTCAAGAAGTAACTGACGCGTGCCCTAACATTACCGAAGCGCAAATTCGAGCAACCTTAGGTTCGTTCTTGTTTTCTGGTGATGATGTAAAAAAATCTACTAAAGTGCTCAGTGGTGGAGAAAGAAACCGCGTTGCTATGGCAAAAATTATTTTGAGCAAAGCAAATCTATTCCTGCTTGATGAACCAACGAACCACCTTGATATCGAATCAAAAGAAGTTATTTTACAAGCTTTACAAAGCTTTGAAGGCACGATTCTTTTTGTTTCGCACGATCAATATTTTACCAATAAATTAGCAACTAAGGTTGTTGAACTAACTGAACAGGGCGTTACCCTTTATTTTGGAAACTATGAAAGTTATGTGAGCACAAAAGAAACTGTGCAATCATCGCAAATCCCTAAAGAAGTAAAAGTAGCTCAAGCATCTACATCAGTACCAAAAATTGATAAAAAAGACCTGTATCTTTTACAAAAAAAAGCTAAGAATGTAAAGAACAAGATTGGCAATTTAGAACGCCAAATTCCTACTCTTTTAGCAAGTATTGGCAACGTGCCGTACGGATCAGATGAATACAACAAACTTCAAACTGAATTGAAAAAAGCAGAAGCTGATCTTGCATCATCAACCAAAGACTGGGAAGAAATGCAAAAGCAAATTGACAGCGGTAATTAA
- the mraY gene encoding phospho-N-acetylmuramoyl-pentapeptide-transferase, translated as MIYHIALLFQSQFSALNIVHYVSFRALMGLLTTFAMSLALGERFIDFSRKAFANSARPYTPDSHQQKGSTPTMGGIFILLVVLSNLFLWCDWSKPELWLFSLTLVLFGSIGLLDDMHKVWYKKGISATPKFRLQLLSAFIVAMLWIWLKNPSSLVCVPLFKHFHPDLGYLLIPWIVLILVGTSNAVNLTDGLDGLAIGSLLLNFSFFSGVAYLAGHASFATYLQIPFTGCSEAVIVGGILTGASLGFLWFNAHPAQIFMGDVGSLSLGAALAMMAIISKQELLLPVAGGMFVVEAMSVIMQIGSIKLLGKRLFKMAPIHHHFEMLGWKETKVTMRFNIITLILCLLAAIMLKVR; from the coding sequence ATGATTTATCACATAGCTTTATTGTTTCAATCGCAGTTTTCTGCTCTTAATATTGTTCATTATGTTTCGTTTCGAGCTCTCATGGGCCTTTTGACCACATTTGCTATGTCACTAGCGCTTGGGGAGCGATTTATCGACTTTTCAAGAAAAGCTTTTGCAAACAGTGCCCGGCCGTATACGCCTGATTCACACCAGCAAAAGGGATCAACTCCGACCATGGGAGGCATTTTTATCCTGCTGGTCGTACTTTCCAATCTTTTTCTGTGGTGCGACTGGAGCAAGCCTGAATTATGGCTCTTTAGCCTTACCTTGGTTTTATTTGGGTCAATTGGGCTTTTAGACGATATGCACAAGGTTTGGTACAAAAAGGGCATCTCAGCCACCCCAAAATTCCGTTTACAGCTACTTTCTGCCTTTATCGTAGCAATGCTGTGGATATGGCTAAAAAATCCGTCCTCATTGGTTTGTGTGCCGCTCTTCAAGCATTTTCACCCTGATCTTGGCTACCTTTTGATCCCATGGATTGTTTTGATTTTGGTAGGTACGAGTAATGCGGTTAATTTAACCGATGGACTCGATGGTTTGGCGATTGGATCGCTCTTATTGAATTTTTCATTCTTTTCGGGGGTCGCCTATCTAGCTGGACATGCCTCTTTTGCCACGTATCTTCAAATACCCTTTACGGGCTGCAGTGAAGCGGTTATTGTTGGGGGTATTTTAACTGGAGCTTCTTTAGGGTTTTTATGGTTTAATGCTCATCCAGCTCAGATTTTCATGGGTGATGTAGGTTCTTTATCATTAGGAGCTGCTCTCGCCATGATGGCCATTATCTCAAAGCAAGAGTTACTCTTGCCTGTGGCTGGTGGAATGTTTGTGGTTGAGGCAATGTCGGTCATTATGCAAATAGGTTCGATCAAACTACTGGGCAAAAGACTTTTTAAAATGGCTCCGATTCATCATCATTTTGAGATGCTAGGCTGGAAAGAAACAAAGGTAACGATGCGTTTTAATATCATTACTTTGATTCTGTGCTTACTGGCTGCAATTATGCTTAAGGTTCGTTAA
- the mnmG gene encoding tRNA uridine-5-carboxymethylaminomethyl(34) synthesis enzyme MnmG: MNKANQSFDVIVVGGGHAGVEAAYASAKMGCKTLLLTIDTNKIGLMPCNPSVGGVGKGHIVFEISALGGLMPNLCSKTYLQARMLNTKKGPAVQGLRLQIDKDAYSSLAGQTLQNTPNLTIAQEMVDEILVKDGSICGIRCESGIIFDSKQVVLTTGTFLNGLIHVGEKNYPAGRRDEKAATKLSNFLTKLNLKLGRLKTGTPPRLKTDTIDFSQLEKQEAEPLDSLFEFDPIEVKNTHDCYIARTNETTHQIIRDNLHRSAMYSGNIKGIGPRYCPSVEDKISRFTDKLSHHIFVEPETKEYAEAYPSGISTSLPEDVQLQFIRSIAGFENATIAKFGYAVEYDFVHPDQLSHALEVKTIPGLFLAGQINGTTGYEEAAGQGIVAGINAALKHKNQPPFILDRQESYIGVMIDDLVTLGVDEPYRMFTSRAERRLILRQDNAFLRLMPKAYDLGLISQDLYQRFLDEKADLEKIIEDVDKKVNNSKMAQYLLQEPTAQELAATLGYTTSSRNALSLLSHVKYKDYIKRELGEIEKNNKYKDMALPSEDLIKNAPGISTELKQKLIRHKPATIAQAGLMPGITPAAIALLILLARKPELVKKNDLY, translated from the coding sequence ATGAACAAAGCAAATCAATCTTTTGACGTTATCGTCGTTGGCGGCGGACATGCTGGCGTAGAAGCCGCATATGCATCTGCTAAAATGGGCTGCAAGACGCTTCTTTTAACCATCGATACAAATAAAATTGGACTGATGCCGTGCAATCCATCCGTTGGAGGTGTAGGCAAAGGTCATATTGTTTTTGAAATCAGCGCACTAGGCGGACTTATGCCGAACCTGTGCAGCAAAACTTATCTGCAAGCTCGTATGCTCAACACAAAAAAAGGACCTGCGGTTCAAGGCCTTCGCCTTCAAATTGATAAAGATGCTTATTCAAGCCTTGCTGGTCAAACACTACAAAACACTCCAAATCTAACTATTGCACAGGAAATGGTTGATGAAATCTTGGTTAAAGATGGTTCCATTTGCGGCATTCGCTGTGAATCTGGAATTATTTTTGATAGCAAACAAGTGGTGCTAACAACGGGTACATTCTTAAACGGACTTATTCACGTTGGTGAAAAAAATTATCCCGCTGGTCGTCGTGACGAAAAAGCAGCAACCAAACTTTCAAACTTTTTAACAAAATTAAATCTTAAGCTTGGCAGACTTAAAACGGGTACTCCACCCCGCCTAAAAACAGACACAATCGATTTTTCACAGCTCGAAAAACAAGAAGCTGAACCGCTTGATAGTTTATTTGAATTTGATCCTATTGAGGTGAAAAACACTCATGATTGCTACATCGCTCGCACCAATGAAACCACTCATCAAATAATTCGAGACAACTTGCACAGATCTGCAATGTATAGCGGAAACATTAAAGGTATCGGACCTCGTTATTGCCCTTCTGTTGAAGATAAAATCTCCCGATTTACTGACAAATTAAGCCATCACATTTTTGTTGAACCTGAAACCAAAGAGTACGCTGAAGCTTATCCGAGCGGAATTTCAACATCACTTCCAGAAGACGTACAACTACAGTTTATTCGTTCAATTGCTGGATTTGAAAATGCAACTATTGCAAAATTTGGCTATGCCGTTGAATACGATTTTGTTCATCCTGATCAGCTTAGTCACGCACTTGAAGTAAAAACGATTCCAGGACTCTTTTTAGCTGGTCAAATTAATGGAACAACTGGATATGAAGAAGCTGCTGGTCAAGGTATTGTTGCCGGAATTAATGCAGCTTTAAAGCATAAAAATCAGCCACCTTTCATCTTAGACCGCCAGGAAAGCTACATCGGCGTTATGATTGATGATTTGGTCACGCTGGGCGTTGACGAGCCTTACCGTATGTTTACCTCACGAGCAGAGCGACGTTTGATTTTAAGACAAGATAATGCGTTCTTGCGCTTGATGCCAAAGGCGTATGATCTGGGCCTGATCTCGCAAGATTTGTATCAACGATTCTTAGATGAAAAAGCTGATTTAGAAAAAATAATTGAAGATGTTGATAAAAAAGTTAATAATTCAAAAATGGCTCAGTATCTTTTGCAAGAGCCAACAGCTCAAGAGCTTGCGGCTACTTTAGGGTACACCACGTCATCTCGAAACGCTCTTTCACTTTTATCACACGTGAAATATAAAGATTACATTAAGCGCGAGCTTGGTGAGATTGAAAAAAATAATAAATATAAAGATATGGCTCTTCCGTCCGAAGATCTCATTAAAAATGCACCTGGAATTTCTACTGAATTGAAACAAAAATTGATACGCCACAAGCCTGCAACGATTGCTCAGGCTGGACTCATGCCTGGCATAACACCCGCAGCAATCGCCCTTCTTATTTTACTAGCCCGTAAACCCGAATTGGTGAAAAAAAATGATCTATATTAA